From the genome of Prochlorococcus marinus XMU1419, one region includes:
- a CDS encoding anthranilate synthase component I family protein translates to MISSQKDCFLKAYKEGKNFIPITQTWPADLETPLSTWLKLSSKNSHGVFLESVEGGESLGRWSIVATKPLWEAVCYGDEIVRTWNNGKTETHKGDPFDILKSWTKEYKSTMLDDLPSIGQLYGSWGYELINRIEPSVPVNELPENDIPSGSWMFFDQLVVFDQIKRCITAVVYADTTFSKESSIEEIYLNSISKIEKTRNLMRVPLKENEFLDWHENKNLNLNLESNWKKKDFENAVLSAKEYIRKGDIFQIVISQRFQTQVKNDPFNLYRSLRMVNPSPYMSFFDFGSWYLIGSSPEVMVKAEKNKNNQIIASLRPIAGTRPRGTDNQQDLELEKDLLKDPKEIAEHVMLIDLGRNDLGRVCQIGTVKVKDLMVIEKYSHVMHIVSEVEGILKNNADVWDLLKASFPAGTVTGAPKIRAMQLIKDFEKDARGPYAGVYGSIDINGALNTAITIRTMIVKPSRDGKYDVSVQAGAGIVADSFPENEYQETINKAKGILKALACLDK, encoded by the coding sequence ATGATCAGCTCACAGAAAGATTGTTTTTTAAAAGCTTACAAAGAAGGTAAAAATTTTATACCTATTACTCAAACTTGGCCAGCAGATTTAGAGACTCCATTGTCAACTTGGTTAAAATTGTCCTCAAAAAATTCCCATGGCGTTTTTCTTGAATCTGTTGAGGGCGGTGAAAGTTTGGGTAGGTGGAGTATTGTTGCTACTAAGCCTCTTTGGGAAGCGGTCTGTTATGGAGATGAAATTGTTAGAACTTGGAATAATGGAAAAACTGAAACACATAAAGGTGATCCTTTTGATATTTTAAAAAGTTGGACAAAGGAATATAAGTCAACCATGCTTGATGACTTGCCATCAATTGGACAGTTATATGGCTCTTGGGGTTATGAATTAATAAATCGAATAGAACCAAGTGTTCCAGTAAATGAATTACCAGAAAACGATATCCCTTCTGGATCCTGGATGTTTTTTGATCAGTTAGTTGTTTTTGATCAAATAAAAAGATGTATTACTGCAGTGGTTTATGCAGATACCACTTTTTCAAAAGAGTCCTCGATTGAGGAAATATATCTAAACTCAATTTCAAAAATTGAGAAAACTAGAAATTTAATGAGAGTTCCTCTAAAAGAAAACGAGTTTTTAGATTGGCATGAAAATAAGAATTTGAATTTAAATCTAGAAAGTAATTGGAAGAAAAAAGATTTTGAGAATGCAGTTCTCTCTGCAAAAGAATATATAAGAAAGGGCGATATCTTCCAAATAGTTATAAGTCAAAGATTTCAAACGCAAGTCAAGAATGACCCCTTTAATTTATATAGAAGTTTGAGGATGGTTAATCCATCTCCATATATGTCATTTTTTGATTTTGGCTCTTGGTATCTGATAGGTTCAAGTCCTGAAGTTATGGTTAAAGCTGAAAAAAATAAAAATAATCAGATTATTGCTAGCTTAAGACCAATAGCTGGCACAAGACCAAGAGGGACTGATAATCAACAGGACTTGGAATTAGAAAAGGATTTACTAAAAGATCCAAAAGAGATAGCTGAGCATGTAATGCTAATAGATCTTGGGAGAAATGATCTTGGAAGAGTTTGTCAAATTGGTACTGTGAAGGTCAAGGATTTAATGGTTATTGAGAAATATTCACATGTTATGCATATAGTTAGTGAAGTTGAGGGAATCTTAAAAAACAATGCTGATGTATGGGATTTGTTAAAAGCATCTTTTCCCGCAGGTACAGTAACTGGTGCACCAAAAATAAGAGCTATGCAGTTAATTAAAGACTTTGAAAAAGATGCTAGAGGACCTTATGCTGGTGTTTACGGATCTATTGATATTAACGGGGCATTAAATACTGCAATCACGATAAGAACAATGATAGTTAAACCATCAAGAGATGGGAAATATGATGTTTCAGTGCAAGCAGGAGCTGGAATAGTTGCTGATTCTTTCCCTGAAAATGAATATCAAGAGACTATTAATAAAGCAAAGGGGATACTAAAAGCATTAGCCTGTTTGGATAAATAA
- the rodA gene encoding rod shape-determining protein RodA, producing MVRRISLLNKRGFLSKKGNFSRGFLFSPLLLIPLFLVIISGLLIKSVQGNLIVSNYLSHILTGFLGYFLAFFISYVPLERIKKYLVPFYLFTLISLLLIYFFGITVSGAQRWLNLGIFSFQPSEVAKLSTVLTLALVLDRKLISTARDLVLPLLLVAVPWLLIFFQPDLGTSLVLLVLTGVMLYWSQMPIEWILILVFCIVTSILYLTLPNILIFWIPVIGYLAYRSSKKKIIFSTLAISFHLLVAKLTPILWEYGLKEYQKDRLVLFLDPNRDPLGGGYHLIQSQIAIGSGGLFGTGLLRGKLTNLQFIPEQHTDFIFSALGEELGFVGCIIVLFLFFFLIKNLINTAIIARTSFESLIVIGIASTFLFQIIINLFMTIGLGPVTGIPLPFMSYGRTSLVTNFISIGFVLSILKRSRSLRN from the coding sequence ATGGTTAGGAGAATTTCTTTATTAAATAAGCGAGGATTTTTATCAAAAAAAGGCAACTTTAGTAGAGGTTTTTTATTTTCCCCACTACTTTTAATTCCCCTGTTTTTAGTTATAATTTCGGGTTTATTAATAAAAAGTGTTCAGGGAAATCTAATTGTATCGAATTATTTAAGTCATATCCTAACTGGTTTTCTAGGTTATTTTTTAGCATTTTTTATTTCTTATGTACCCTTAGAGAGAATAAAAAAATATTTGGTTCCATTTTATTTGTTTACTTTAATATCCTTATTACTAATTTATTTTTTTGGGATCACAGTTTCTGGAGCTCAAAGATGGTTAAACTTGGGCATCTTTTCTTTTCAGCCTTCTGAAGTAGCTAAATTGAGTACTGTATTAACTCTCGCTTTAGTACTCGATAGAAAATTAATTTCAACAGCAAGAGATTTAGTATTGCCTTTATTATTAGTAGCAGTTCCTTGGTTATTAATTTTCTTTCAACCGGACTTGGGTACCTCTTTAGTTTTACTTGTTTTAACAGGTGTGATGCTTTATTGGTCACAAATGCCTATAGAGTGGATTTTGATATTAGTGTTTTGTATTGTCACTTCTATATTGTATTTAACCCTACCAAATATTCTTATTTTCTGGATTCCAGTTATAGGATATCTTGCATATAGATCTTCGAAAAAGAAAATTATTTTTTCTACTCTTGCGATTTCTTTCCATTTATTAGTTGCCAAATTGACACCAATTTTATGGGAATATGGTCTAAAGGAATATCAAAAAGATAGATTAGTTTTATTTCTAGATCCAAATAGAGATCCATTAGGTGGTGGATATCATTTGATACAGAGTCAAATTGCAATTGGTTCTGGAGGATTATTTGGGACTGGTTTGCTAAGAGGTAAGCTGACTAATTTGCAATTTATACCAGAACAACATACTGATTTTATATTCAGTGCTTTAGGCGAAGAATTGGGTTTTGTGGGGTGCATAATAGTTTTATTTTTGTTCTTTTTTTTGATTAAAAATCTTATTAATACTGCAATAATTGCTAGGACTAGCTTTGAATCTCTAATTGTTATTGGAATAGCCTCAACTTTTTTATTCCAAATAATTATTAACTTATTTATGACTATTGGATTAGGACCAGTTACTGGGATTCCTCTTCCTTTTATGAGCTATGGTCGAACCTCATTGGTGACTAATTTTATATCAATTGGATTTGTTTTATCTATATTGAAACGTTCTAGATCACTAAGAAATTGA
- a CDS encoding N-acetyltransferase, with protein MQYFPKKKLVLPEGYFVNSSQVPSAKEVNKLLANCGCEIFPIKPLSEAIEKSNFFFTIQNEFKNQLYGFVRVTSDRGLNANLWNLSAASGNNQQLFYSILLKVTLEKINREMPGCSISVQAPVSSFKSLEESGFILDPNGIRVMGYKL; from the coding sequence TTGCAATATTTTCCTAAAAAGAAACTTGTTCTTCCAGAGGGTTATTTTGTTAATTCTTCTCAAGTCCCATCAGCTAAAGAAGTTAATAAACTTTTAGCGAACTGTGGTTGTGAGATATTTCCAATAAAACCTCTTTCTGAGGCTATTGAGAAAAGTAATTTCTTTTTTACCATTCAGAATGAATTTAAGAATCAATTATATGGCTTTGTAAGAGTTACATCTGACCGAGGATTGAATGCAAACTTATGGAATTTAAGTGCTGCATCAGGTAATAATCAGCAACTTTTTTATTCAATATTGCTTAAGGTGACTCTCGAGAAAATAAATAGAGAAATGCCTGGTTGCAGTATTTCTGTCCAGGCTCCAGTTTCTTCATTTAAAAGTTTAGAAGAAAGTGGATTTATATTAGATCCCAATGGGATAAGAGTAATGGGATATAAACTTTAA
- a CDS encoding photosystem I reaction center subunit II PsaD, translating into MTETLVGQFPKHIGSTGGLLNSAETEEKYAIVWKSSKEQAFELPTGGAAIMHEGDNLMYFARKEQCLALGTQLRAFKPRIEDFKIYRIFPGGDIEFLHPKDGVFSEKVNEGREKVGHNPRRIGENPNPAGLKFTTKNTFD; encoded by the coding sequence ATGACTGAAACTTTAGTTGGTCAATTTCCAAAGCATATAGGAAGTACTGGTGGTTTATTAAACTCAGCAGAAACCGAAGAAAAATATGCAATTGTATGGAAAAGTTCAAAGGAACAAGCATTTGAATTGCCCACTGGTGGAGCGGCTATTATGCATGAAGGTGATAATTTAATGTACTTTGCAAGAAAAGAACAATGCCTTGCATTAGGCACACAATTAAGAGCTTTCAAGCCAAGAATTGAAGACTTTAAAATCTACCGAATTTTCCCAGGTGGCGATATTGAATTTTTACATCCAAAAGATGGGGTTTTCTCTGAAAAAGTAAATGAAGGTAGAGAGAAAGTTGGTCATAATCCTAGAAGAATAGGTGAGAATCCTAATCCAGCTGGTTTGAAATTTACAACTAAGAATACTTTTGATTAA
- the gshA gene encoding glutamate--cysteine ligase: MDQNNLYKGFEVELFTGSLNSHIGVSAEIEKKFPDFVKEPDNRNVEYITTPEKDYDFLYEKLINPRKKLRKWLNTKNLTIIPSSTLCFKHDNQFQRSDIENVYHQFIQDNYGTSIATSSVHINLGIDDLDMLFAAIRLIRSEAALYLSLSASSPFLNNKITENHSQRWMQFPKTPSKVPFFVNHNSYIDWIEENIANKNMQNIRHFWSSIRPNGPQRPFILDRLELRICDFVFDINLLLGITAMIELRILNLFENINTLDPLNASFCSIDKLSEICDQNETNAAKDSLNSELIHWQDGKKVICREWIQNLLSDLSSTAENFGMKHLLNPIYKVLAEGNQSMKWINQYEKGLSIEQIMKISIEDMIRSEGENV, translated from the coding sequence ATGGATCAAAATAATCTTTATAAGGGTTTTGAGGTAGAACTTTTCACAGGTTCGTTAAATTCTCATATTGGTGTTTCGGCTGAAATTGAGAAAAAATTTCCTGATTTTGTCAAAGAGCCAGATAACAGAAACGTTGAATACATAACAACACCTGAAAAAGATTACGATTTTTTATATGAGAAATTAATAAATCCAAGAAAAAAGTTAAGAAAGTGGCTCAATACTAAAAATTTAACAATCATTCCTTCATCTACTCTTTGTTTTAAACACGATAATCAATTCCAAAGATCTGATATTGAAAATGTGTATCATCAATTTATACAAGATAATTATGGAACCTCTATTGCAACTTCTAGTGTACATATAAACTTAGGAATAGATGATTTAGATATGCTTTTTGCTGCTATCAGACTAATAAGATCTGAGGCTGCTTTGTATTTATCACTAAGTGCTAGTTCACCTTTTTTAAATAATAAAATTACGGAAAATCATTCTCAAAGATGGATGCAGTTTCCTAAAACTCCAAGTAAAGTACCTTTTTTTGTGAATCATAATTCTTACATCGATTGGATCGAGGAAAATATAGCTAATAAAAATATGCAAAATATCAGACATTTTTGGTCTTCAATAAGACCAAATGGTCCTCAAAGACCTTTTATTCTTGATCGTTTGGAATTAAGAATCTGTGATTTTGTTTTTGATATTAACTTGCTTTTAGGAATAACAGCCATGATAGAACTAAGGATTTTAAATCTTTTTGAAAATATAAATACTTTAGATCCTTTGAATGCCAGTTTTTGTTCTATTGATAAATTATCAGAAATATGTGATCAAAATGAAACTAATGCTGCTAAAGATAGTCTGAATTCAGAATTAATTCACTGGCAAGATGGCAAAAAAGTTATTTGTAGAGAGTGGATTCAAAACTTATTGTCAGATTTGTCATCCACAGCAGAAAATTTTGGTATGAAGCATCTTTTGAATCCTATCTATAAAGTACTTGCAGAAGGTAATCAATCAATGAAATGGATAAATCAATATGAAAAAGGTCTTTCTATTGAGCAAATAATGAAAATTTCTATTGAAGATATGATTAGGAGTGAAGGCGAGAATGTTTGA
- a CDS encoding sensor histidine kinase has product MKSQTTIKKIQDLLLKGVQTIYVDDDTSRRMWWASLEVIQKDFLSQNYKHGGIWVASPLPAFNDKKFLNQLHGWLWSPEGFPYFQNENAGFLPINNSDKIKKDLICNYKVLNLSQEDGYEPFLMIITPNFQCVLSIVGEKGKKILLMKCDEESLKLSIELMHAKLNQENFEEGVKFRNAINNLGELNINNQFEELFWPILSARLASITPNHKIKNSGKNDEKNVQITEAKLLRAISHEVRTPLATIRTLISSTLKKYKMDESMKNRLIQIDNECNEQIDRFGLIFNAAELVSNEVPSLNNLAKINLSEIFNKLAPLWNDQLNRRGISLKIDIPNQLPQIMSDSEKLELMLRGLIDKNTRGLKEGSTLILELRPAGQKLKLQLKVQKLDNNQKEILKKDNGSDIGPVLNWNPQTGSLQLSQNATQKLLASLGGHVTQRRDTGLTVFFPISDSK; this is encoded by the coding sequence ATGAAATCACAAACAACTATAAAAAAAATTCAAGACCTATTGCTTAAAGGAGTTCAAACTATTTATGTGGATGATGATACATCCAGAAGAATGTGGTGGGCTTCTCTAGAAGTTATTCAAAAAGACTTCTTATCTCAGAATTATAAACACGGGGGGATTTGGGTTGCCTCGCCTTTGCCAGCTTTTAATGATAAAAAATTTTTAAATCAACTTCATGGATGGCTTTGGTCTCCTGAGGGGTTTCCGTACTTTCAAAATGAGAATGCAGGTTTTTTGCCAATCAATAATTCAGACAAGATAAAAAAAGATTTAATTTGTAATTATAAAGTCTTAAATCTTAGTCAAGAAGATGGTTATGAACCTTTTTTGATGATAATCACCCCAAATTTTCAGTGTGTATTATCAATCGTAGGAGAAAAAGGTAAGAAAATTCTATTGATGAAGTGTGATGAAGAAAGTCTAAAACTTTCAATTGAATTAATGCATGCAAAATTAAATCAAGAAAATTTTGAGGAAGGAGTAAAATTTCGTAATGCAATTAATAATTTAGGTGAGCTTAATATTAATAATCAATTTGAAGAATTATTTTGGCCAATATTATCGGCAAGATTAGCGTCTATTACTCCAAACCATAAAATAAAGAATTCTGGAAAAAACGATGAGAAAAATGTGCAAATAACTGAAGCAAAATTATTACGTGCAATATCTCATGAAGTAAGAACGCCTTTAGCAACAATAAGAACCCTAATAAGTTCTACTTTAAAAAAATATAAGATGGACGAATCAATGAAAAATCGTTTAATTCAAATAGATAATGAATGTAATGAACAAATAGATAGGTTTGGTTTAATCTTTAATGCAGCAGAATTAGTTAGTAATGAAGTTCCGTCATTAAATAACTTGGCAAAAATTAATTTATCCGAAATTTTTAATAAGCTTGCTCCTTTATGGAATGACCAATTAAATCGACGTGGGATTTCTTTAAAGATTGATATTCCTAATCAACTTCCGCAAATTATGAGTGATTCTGAAAAATTAGAATTAATGTTAAGAGGATTAATTGATAAAAATACTAGAGGATTAAAAGAAGGCAGTACATTGATTTTAGAATTAAGACCCGCTGGTCAAAAATTAAAACTTCAATTAAAAGTACAAAAATTAGATAATAATCAAAAAGAAATTCTAAAAAAAGACAATGGTTCTGATATCGGCCCTGTTTTAAATTGGAATCCTCAAACGGGAAGTCTGCAACTTAGTCAAAATGCCACCCAAAAATTGTTAGCTAGTTTAGGAGGGCATGTCACACAAAGACGTGATACAGGTTTGACAGTATTTTTTCCCATTTCAGATTCAAAATAA
- the recF gene encoding DNA replication/repair protein RecF (All proteins in this family for which functions are known are DNA-binding proteins that assist the filamentation of RecA onto DNA for the initiation of recombination or recombinational repair.), which translates to MNECTKKIFLNKLKIKNFRNHKSFEIDLKKQRAIVLGCNGIGKSNLLESVEFLSQLKSNRALSDKDLIENDSDMAEIMGQINFKDDLKLNLFRKGPKRVYVNESILKRQSEIKNYIRSVCFCSNDIDVVKSDPSYRRTWIDKVVSQLEPVYLDLIIRFNRLLKQRSHFWRSESFLNDKSSAIIESFDIQMSIISTRIFRRRRRALLKIKPYVEYWHNHLSKSREQISINYLSGMQNISPEEEEEEFISKKIAEQLFNQRSIEALTGKCNFGPHRDDIEFLINKISVRKYGSSGQQRTFVLALKMAELDLLTKTLEAPPILILDDVLAELDITRQNLLLNSVGKDSQCFISATHLDKFNQSFLGSSQMIHL; encoded by the coding sequence ATTAATGAATGCACAAAAAAAATTTTTTTAAATAAATTAAAAATTAAAAATTTTCGGAACCATAAAAGTTTTGAAATTGACCTTAAAAAACAAAGAGCAATTGTTCTTGGCTGTAATGGTATTGGCAAGTCAAATTTACTTGAATCTGTTGAATTTTTAAGTCAATTGAAATCGAATAGAGCATTGAGTGATAAAGATTTAATAGAAAATGATAGTGATATGGCTGAAATCATGGGACAAATAAATTTTAAAGATGATTTAAAGTTAAATTTATTCCGAAAGGGTCCTAAAAGAGTTTATGTCAATGAATCTATCTTGAAAAGGCAGAGTGAAATAAAGAATTATATTCGGAGCGTATGTTTCTGTTCTAATGATATAGATGTTGTAAAAAGTGACCCTAGTTATAGAAGGACATGGATTGATAAAGTTGTATCTCAGCTTGAGCCAGTATATTTAGATTTAATAATTAGATTTAACCGACTTTTAAAACAAAGAAGCCATTTTTGGCGTTCAGAAAGCTTCCTTAATGACAAATCCTCAGCCATTATTGAAAGTTTTGATATTCAAATGTCAATAATTAGTACAAGAATTTTTAGGCGTAGAAGAAGGGCTTTATTAAAAATAAAACCATATGTTGAATATTGGCATAATCATTTAAGCAAATCTCGGGAGCAAATAAGTATAAATTATCTTTCTGGGATGCAAAATATAAGCCCAGAAGAAGAAGAAGAAGAATTTATTAGTAAGAAAATAGCAGAACAACTATTTAATCAACGTTCAATAGAAGCATTGACTGGAAAATGTAATTTTGGACCTCATCGTGATGATATTGAGTTTCTAATTAATAAAATTTCAGTTAGAAAATATGGTTCATCCGGTCAGCAAAGAACTTTTGTCTTGGCTTTAAAGATGGCTGAACTAGATTTGTTAACCAAAACACTAGAAGCCCCGCCAATACTTATATTGGATGATGTCTTGGCAGAATTAGATATAACTAGGCAAAATTTGTTATTAAATTCTGTTGGTAAAGATAGTCAATGTTTTATTAGTGCAACACACCTAGACAAATTCAATCAGTCTTTCTTAGGCTCTTCTCAAATGATTCATTTGTAG
- the ppc gene encoding phosphoenolpyruvate carboxylase, with amino-acid sequence MESFRQIKNNNVDLISNNDPLDKNRLLIEDLWESVLREECPDDQAERLIQLKELSYSKHIDGESSKSLKNEIVDIVNSMDLAESIAAARAFSLYFQLVNILEQRVEEDRYIQSFTNKNVQKSPDNLDPFAPALARQNAPVTFRELFYRLRKLNVPPGKLEALLQEMDIRLVFTAHPTEIVRHTIRHKQTIVANLLKKIQVEQFLTKEEKNSLKTQLKEEVRLWWRTDELHQFKPSVLDEVDYALHYFQQVLFNAMPQLRGRISEALTENYPDVQMPSESFCNFGSWVGSDRDGNPSVTPEITWRTACYQRQLMLERYINASSNLRDQLSVSMQWSQVSSSLLESLETDRVKFPEIYEARATRYRSEPYRLKLSYILEKLRLTQERNNLLADNGWKFELEGEVDTKNIDKVENLYYKSVNEFTYDLELIKNSLISTDLSCEAVNTLLTQVHIFGFSLASLDIRQESTRHSDAIQELTNYLDLSLPYNKMSEEEKIKWLVSELNTKRPLIPSEVNWTKTTEETFSVFKMVKRLQQEFGSRICHSYVISMSHSASDLLEVLLLAKEMGLLDQHSQKSKLLVVPLFETVEDLKRAPEVMEKLFKLDFYKSLLPKVGESFKPLQELMLGYSDSNKDSGFVSSNWEIHRAQIALQNLASRNNILLRLFHGRGGSVGRGGGPAYQAILAQPSGTLKGRIKITEQGEVLASKYSLPELALYNLETVTTAVIQNSLVNNRLDATPEWNQLMSRLAETSRSHYRKLVHENPDLLNFFQEVTPIEEISKLQISSRPARRKKGAKDLSSLRAIPWVFGWTQSRFLLPSWFGVGTALSTELNSDPQQIELLRVLHQRWPFFRMLISKVEMTLSKVDLEVARYYVDTLGSKENKDSFDDIFEVISKEYNLTKSLILQITGKNMLLESDRDLKSSVSLRNKTIIPLGFLQVSLLRRLRDQTRQPPISEFLIEKDESRRAYSRSELLRGALLTINGIAAGMRNTG; translated from the coding sequence ATGGAATCTTTTCGACAGATAAAAAATAATAACGTGGATCTGATAAGTAACAATGATCCACTTGATAAAAATCGTCTTCTAATAGAAGATCTGTGGGAATCTGTACTCAGAGAAGAATGCCCAGATGATCAGGCAGAGAGATTGATACAGCTCAAAGAATTAAGTTATTCAAAACATATTGATGGAGAAAGTTCAAAAAGTTTGAAGAATGAAATTGTAGATATTGTGAATTCAATGGATTTAGCAGAATCCATAGCAGCAGCAAGGGCTTTTTCATTGTATTTTCAATTAGTCAATATCTTAGAACAAAGAGTCGAGGAAGATAGATACATACAAAGCTTTACTAATAAAAATGTTCAAAAATCGCCCGATAATCTTGATCCTTTTGCCCCGGCATTGGCCAGACAAAATGCTCCTGTAACTTTCAGAGAATTATTTTATAGGCTTAGGAAATTAAATGTACCACCAGGTAAATTAGAAGCTTTACTGCAGGAGATGGATATTCGTTTAGTTTTTACGGCACATCCGACCGAGATAGTTAGACATACAATTAGACATAAGCAAACGATAGTTGCAAATTTGTTAAAAAAAATACAGGTTGAGCAATTTTTAACAAAAGAAGAAAAAAACTCTCTAAAAACACAATTAAAAGAGGAGGTAAGACTTTGGTGGAGGACAGATGAATTACATCAATTTAAACCTTCAGTTCTAGACGAAGTTGATTATGCCTTGCATTATTTTCAACAAGTTTTATTTAATGCAATGCCTCAATTGAGAGGCCGAATCTCTGAAGCTCTTACGGAAAACTATCCAGATGTTCAAATGCCCTCTGAATCTTTTTGTAACTTTGGTTCATGGGTAGGCTCAGACAGGGATGGTAATCCATCCGTAACTCCTGAGATAACATGGAGAACTGCTTGCTACCAAAGACAGTTGATGTTGGAAAGATATATTAATGCGTCATCAAACCTAAGGGATCAGTTAAGTGTTTCAATGCAATGGAGTCAAGTCAGTTCCTCTCTATTAGAATCTTTAGAAACTGATAGGGTTAAGTTCCCAGAAATATATGAAGCTAGGGCGACAAGATACAGATCAGAGCCTTATAGATTGAAATTAAGTTACATTTTAGAAAAATTAAGACTAACTCAAGAAAGGAATAATTTGCTAGCTGACAATGGTTGGAAATTTGAGTTGGAGGGAGAAGTAGATACTAAAAATATAGATAAAGTTGAAAATTTATATTACAAATCAGTAAACGAATTTACCTATGATCTCGAACTAATTAAAAATAGCTTGATTAGTACAGATTTATCGTGTGAGGCTGTAAATACCTTACTTACTCAGGTTCATATTTTTGGATTTTCTTTAGCAAGTTTAGATATTCGTCAAGAAAGCACAAGGCATAGCGACGCTATACAAGAGCTTACAAATTATCTTGATTTATCTTTGCCATATAACAAAATGTCTGAAGAAGAGAAAATTAAATGGCTAGTAAGCGAATTAAATACAAAAAGGCCTTTAATTCCTTCTGAAGTTAACTGGACAAAAACTACTGAAGAAACTTTTTCAGTTTTTAAAATGGTAAAGAGGCTGCAACAAGAATTTGGAAGTCGTATTTGTCATTCTTATGTAATTTCAATGAGTCATAGTGCATCTGATTTACTTGAAGTTCTCTTGCTGGCAAAAGAAATGGGACTCCTTGATCAACATTCACAAAAGTCAAAATTATTAGTCGTTCCTCTTTTTGAAACTGTTGAAGATCTTAAAAGAGCGCCAGAAGTAATGGAAAAGTTGTTTAAATTAGATTTTTACAAATCATTATTGCCAAAAGTTGGCGAATCTTTTAAACCTCTTCAAGAATTAATGCTTGGATATTCTGATAGCAATAAAGATTCAGGATTTGTCTCTAGTAATTGGGAAATTCATAGAGCCCAAATAGCTCTACAAAATCTTGCTAGTAGAAATAACATTTTGTTGAGACTGTTTCATGGAAGAGGTGGTTCTGTAGGAAGAGGGGGTGGACCAGCGTATCAGGCAATATTGGCTCAACCGAGCGGCACTCTAAAAGGGCGAATAAAAATAACAGAACAAGGTGAAGTTTTAGCTTCTAAATATAGTCTCCCTGAATTAGCTTTGTATAATCTTGAAACTGTCACTACAGCTGTTATCCAAAATAGTTTGGTAAATAATAGACTTGATGCTACACCAGAATGGAATCAATTAATGTCTAGGCTGGCAGAGACATCAAGGTCTCACTATAGAAAATTAGTGCATGAGAATCCTGATTTGTTAAATTTCTTTCAAGAGGTCACGCCAATAGAAGAAATAAGTAAATTACAGATATCAAGCAGGCCTGCACGAAGAAAAAAAGGTGCAAAAGATTTGTCAAGTTTAAGAGCTATTCCATGGGTATTTGGTTGGACACAAAGTAGATTTCTGTTGCCAAGTTGGTTTGGCGTGGGAACTGCATTATCAACTGAATTGAATTCAGACCCACAACAAATTGAATTATTAAGAGTTCTTCATCAAAGATGGCCATTTTTTAGGATGCTTATATCTAAAGTAGAAATGACATTATCTAAAGTGGATTTAGAGGTTGCTAGATATTATGTTGATACTCTTGGTAGTAAAGAAAATAAAGATTCTTTTGATGATATTTTTGAAGTAATATCTAAAGAATATAATCTTACAAAATCTTTAATACTTCAAATTACCGGCAAAAATATGCTCCTTGAATCTGATAGAGATCTAAAATCATCAGTAAGCTTAAGAAATAAGACGATTATCCCATTGGGATTTTTGCAGGTTTCACTTTTAAGAAGACTTAGAGATCAAACAAGACAACCTCCAATTAGCGAATTTCTTATTGAAAAAGATGAATCTAGAAGAGCTTATAGTAGAAGTGAGCTATTGAGAGGGGCACTTTTAACTATTAATGGTATAGCAGCAGGTATGAGAAATACAGGTTGA